The proteins below come from a single Rosa rugosa chromosome 2, drRosRugo1.1, whole genome shotgun sequence genomic window:
- the LOC133728593 gene encoding endoplasmic reticulum oxidoreductin-1-like isoform X1 — translation MLHVLCLELDHVHHMELMHDRVLKYPDRVQNLYFAFLFVLRAVTRAADYLEQAEYDTGNHEEDLRTESLMRQLLYNPQLQATCPLPFDEAKLWNSQSGPQLKQKIQKKFRNISALMDCVGCEKCRLWGKLQVLGLGTALKILFSVDGKNHQDQLVCPELQGKGEVGA, via the exons ATGCTCCATGTTCTCTGCTTG GAACTTGACCATGTTCATCACATGGAACTGATGCATGATCGCGTTTTAAAATATCCAGATCGTGTTCAGAATTTGTACTTCGCATTCCTCTTTGTTCTCCGGGCAGTGACAAGA GCTGCAGATTACTTAGAGCAGGCTGAGTATGATACAGGTAATCATGAGGAAGACCTTAGAACAGAGTCTTTGATGAGGCAGCTACTTTACAATCCTCAACTCCAAGCTACATGTCCCCTACCGTTTGATGAAGCAAAGCTCTGGAACAGTCAGAGCGGACCACAATTGAAgcaaaaaattcaaaagaaatTCAGAAACATCAG TGCATTAATGGATTGTGTGGGATGTGAGAAATGTCGGCTCTGGGGAAAGCTTCAAGTTCTTGGTCTTGGTACTGCATTGAAGATCCTCTTTTCTGTGGATGGTAAAAATCATCAAGATCAACTT GTATGTCCAGAACTACAGGGAAAAGGAGAAGTTGGAGCATAG
- the LOC133728593 gene encoding endoplasmic reticulum oxidoreductin-1-like isoform X2, giving the protein MELMHDRVLKYPDRVQNLYFAFLFVLRAVTRAADYLEQAEYDTGNHEEDLRTESLMRQLLYNPQLQATCPLPFDEAKLWNSQSGPQLKQKIQKKFRNISALMDCVGCEKCRLWGKLQVLGLGTALKILFSVDGKNHQDQLVCPELQGKGEVGA; this is encoded by the exons ATGGAACTGATGCATGATCGCGTTTTAAAATATCCAGATCGTGTTCAGAATTTGTACTTCGCATTCCTCTTTGTTCTCCGGGCAGTGACAAGA GCTGCAGATTACTTAGAGCAGGCTGAGTATGATACAGGTAATCATGAGGAAGACCTTAGAACAGAGTCTTTGATGAGGCAGCTACTTTACAATCCTCAACTCCAAGCTACATGTCCCCTACCGTTTGATGAAGCAAAGCTCTGGAACAGTCAGAGCGGACCACAATTGAAgcaaaaaattcaaaagaaatTCAGAAACATCAG TGCATTAATGGATTGTGTGGGATGTGAGAAATGTCGGCTCTGGGGAAAGCTTCAAGTTCTTGGTCTTGGTACTGCATTGAAGATCCTCTTTTCTGTGGATGGTAAAAATCATCAAGATCAACTT GTATGTCCAGAACTACAGGGAAAAGGAGAAGTTGGAGCATAG